The sequence below is a genomic window from Escherichia marmotae.
CGCTGGGTCTGGCATTTAGCTTTGCCTTCTATGGTCTGGTGCGTAAGAAGATAGCGGTAGAAGCACAAACTGGCATGTTAATCGAAACCATGTGGCTGCTGCCCGTGGCGGCGATTTATCTGTTTGCTATTGCTGACAGTTCTACCAGCCATATGGGGCAAAACCCAATGTCGCTGAATTTACTGCTGATCGCTGCTGGAGTTGTCACCACCGTTCCGCTGTTGTGCTTTACCGCCGCCGCCACGCGCCTGCGTCTCTCCACTCTGGGCTTTTTCCAGTATATTGGCCCGACGCTAATGTTCCTGCTGGCAGTAACGTTTTATGGTGAAAAACCGGGTGCCGATAAAATGGTGACATTTGCCTTTATTTGGGTGGCGCTGGCGATTTTTGTGATGGATGCGATTTATACGCAGCGTAGAACGACCAAATAAAAAATAAATATATTCTGAAAAAATATGCCTGCTCTTGCACGAGAGTGGGCATATTGTCATGCTGGCAGGAGATTAAGACAAGGATGTAAAATTAATGTTACGTGTATTTATTCCAACATCTGATGGTAGGATTTCAAGACGCCATTATATATTGTCATTTACTTTGACAAACCTAATTTGCACCTTCCTTATTGTCTTCTTTGCAAATGTGGAAGCAAATTTTCTTGTTATAGCCTCTACTCTCTTACTCCATTATCTCGTCATCAACATGAGTTGCCAACGACTCCGTGATAGTGGGTTCACGTATATAAAAACTTATATTTTTGGTACATTAGCAGTCTATATCGTCTCTTTCATCACAATGATTGCCGAACATTTTGACTGTTCAGGCACTGGTTCGATGATTTTCTTAATTTGCTACTTTTCCACTTTCAGTATGCTAATGCTTGCACCTACTGATTCATCAAAACAATAGTTAAGGGAGTATTTATGAGTAAGGAATATATGAACGATGGTTCATTAACTGAAAAATGGAAATTTCGATTTAATTTTTATGAAAAACATGGTTTTCCTGGATTCTGGGGAGCAACACCTGAATATAAAACAGCATATAAAGAATTAAAAATAAGACAACGATTAACTATTCAAATGAATTTTATTGCTTTCTTCTTTTCCTGGATATATTTATTTGTTCTCGGGTTATGGAAAAAAGCGATTATAGTTCTATTACTTGGCATTTTATCTCTATTTGTCGGTGCATTAATTGGCGTTAACATTCTGGGAATTGTTGTAGTAGCCTATGTTGCTGTTAACACGAATAAATGGTTCTATGAGAAAGAGGTAAAAGGATTAAATACCTGGAGCCTTTGAATGACCGGTGGCTTAGCCTGGCTAAACCACCATTCTCGTTTTTTACAACCAGTTCTTCCGCTTAAAGTACAGATACGGCGCCAGGCCCGCGAGGATCATAAAGATAATTGCGCCCGGGTAGCCGAAAGTCCACTTCAGTTCCGGCATAAACTCGAAGTTCATCCCGTAGCTGGAAGCGACCAGCGTCGGCGGCAGGAACACAACGGATACCACCGAGAAGATCTTGATGATGCGGTTCTGCTCGATGTTGATAAAGCCCATCGCCGCCTGCATCAGGAAGTTCACCTTCTGGAACAGAGACTCGTTATGTGGCAACAGGGATTCGATATCTCGCAGGATCTCGCGCGCCTGCTCCAGTTGCCCACCCGGTAAGCGCGCTTTGCGCACCAGGAAGTTGAGCGCACGCTGGGTATCCATCAGACACAGGCGAACTTTCCAACCGATATCTTCCAGTTCTGCCAACGTGGAGAGCGCCTCGTCGTACTCATCGCCCTGACGCCCTTCCATAATCACCCGGCTCAGTTGCTCCAGATCGCTGTAGATGTTTTCAATTTCATCTGCCAACTGTTCAATTTTGGTTTCGAACAAATCCAGCAGTAACTCGTAGGCGTTACCGTCAACCATCGACTGGCTACGGGCGCGCATACGATACAGACGGAATGCAGGCAACTCACGCTCACGCAGGGTAAACAGGCGGCCATCACGGATGGTAAATGCCACGGTGGAGTTACCGGCGTGATCTTCCGCATCTTCAAAGAAGAAGAAGGAGTGAATATGCAGGCCGTCATCGTCTTCAAAGAAACGTGCCGATGCTTCGATGTCTTCCAGTTCCGGGCGAGTTGCCAGGCTCTGGCCAAGTTCAGATTGTACGCGCAGTCGCTCGTCGTCATCCGGTTCGACAAGATCAATCCATACTGCATTGACAAGGGGTTGTGACTCTTCGACTTCCAGCCGGGTCAGTCGGTTATTTTCCAGTTGAAATGCGCTCAGCATGACCGGGACTCCCAATGCTTAAAATATCGGACAGTTCGGTGGGCACACAGAAACATATTGGGTTTCAGACCATTAAACAGCCTGACTCAGCGCGACGGGAAAAATTGAGGTCGCTGACAACCGCTAAGGCTATCAGCAAAAGGGGATAGCCTTAGGAGTTGATCCTGGATGACAGGATAGTGAGCCAGTATCTACTGGGTGTGTCCAAGGCGAATGTCCTCTTAGAGTGATCGTGCGCGCATGTTACGCCAGCAAAATTTTGCCGTCAACACGCAACGGAACACCACAGAACAATAGTTGAACTTCGCGCTTTTCGGTACTCGTCAAGGTCATTAACAGGATAAAAAAATCCCACATCCAGAACCTATAATGGCGCATTGACTACTCATTGGTAAAGGAATGATCACCTTGAATCTCAAACGGATTTTTCTCACTCTCACCTTACTCCCCTTGTTTGCTGTTGCCGCTGATGACTGCACGCTCTCCGATCCGACGCTGACCGTACAAGCGTATACCGTCAATCCCCAGACAGAACGGGTGAAAATGTACTGGCAAAAAACTAATGGCGAAGCGTGGGGAACATTTCATGCGCTGCTGGCTGATGTTGACAGCCTGGGGCAAGTGCAGATGGTGATGAACGGAGGTATTTATGATGAAGGTTATGCGCCTCTCGGTTTGTACATCGAAAACGGTCAACAGAAGGTAGCGTTAAATCTCACCTCGGGGGAAGGTAATTTCTTTATTCGTCCTGGCGGCGTGTTTTATGTTGCGGGAGATAAAGCCGCTATCGTTCCGCTGCAGGCATTTAAAGCCAGTAAAGATATTCAGTTTGCGGTGCAGTCAGGGCCGATGTTGCTGGAGAATGGCGTGATAAATTCGCGTATTCACCCCAACGTCGCGTCGCGCAAAATCCGTAACGGTGTAGGGATTAATAAACAAGGTAACGCAGTATTTTTGCTCAGTCAGCAGGCGACAAACTTTTATGATTTTGCCTGCTATGCCAAAGCGAAACTGGATGTCGGGCAGTTGCTTTATCTTGATGGCACTATCTCACATATGTATGTGAAAGGCGGCGCGATCCCCTGGCAACGTTATCCCTTCGTCACCATGATTTCCGTCGAGCGGAAAAGTTAGAAGGATAGTTTTATGTCAGATACTGAATATGGTGCAGATGCCGGATGCGGCGTAAACGCCTTATCCGGCCTACATGACGTTGCAATTTATTGAATCTGCATGATTTTGTAGGCCGGATAAGGTGCGCAGCACCGCATCCGGCAACGGAATCGTAAATTACACCGTCTCCAGCCGGGCGTAAGCCGCCACCAGCCATTTAATACCCTGGCCCTGGAACGCCACCTGCAGGCGGCTATGCTCGCCGCTGCCTTCCATATTGACGATAGTCCCTTCACCAAACTTGGCATGGCGCACACGCTGGCCGAGTTTGTAACCGCTGTCGTTATCAGCCAGTGGCGTACCCATACGCTGATGACTGACCGGACGACTCACCGTAGCGCGTAATCGCACCTCTTCCACACATTCTTCCGGCAGCTCACCAATAAAGCGCGACGGGCGATGGTAAACCTCTTTGCCATACAGACGGCGAGTTTCCGCATAGGTCAGCGTCAGTTTCTGCATCGCACGGGTTACCCCAACGTAGGCCAGACGACGTTCTTCTTCCAGACGCCCACCTTCATCCAGCGACATCTGGCTGGGGAACATTCCCTCTTCCATACCGACGATAAATACCTGCGGGAACTCCAGCCCTTTCGCTGAGTGCAAAGTCATCAACTGCACCGCATCCTGCCAGGTATCCGCCTGCCCTTCACCCGCTTCCAGTGCCGCATGCGAGAGGAAAGCCTGCAGCGGCATTAAATCTTCATCTTCTTCGTTGTAGCTGAACTGGCGCGTTGCTGTCACCAGTTCCTCTAAGTTTTCAATACGCGTCTGGCCTTTTTCGCCTTTCTCCTGTTCATACATGGTACGCAGGCCAGAGTCTTTAATTACCCGGTCAGTCTGTACATGCAGCGGCATATCGGCAGTTTCTTGCGCTAAGGCGTCAATCAGTTCCATAAACCGTTGCAAGGCGCTGGCAGCGCGCCCAGCGAGGGCTTTTTCCTGTAACAGTTCACGACACGCCTGCCAGAGAGTTAGCTGGCGATCGCGCGATGTCTGGCGAACTACGTCCAGCGTCCGATCACCAATACCCCGCGTTGGCGTATTCACCACGCGCTCAAATGCCGCGTCATCGTTACGGTTGGCAATCAGGCGCAGATACGAGAGCGCATCTTTGATTTCCTGGCGTTCGAAGAAGCGCATACCGCCATAAATACGGTACGGCATACTGGCCTGCAATAAGGCCTCTTCCAGCACACGCGACTGGGCGTTGCTACGGTAGAGAATGGCGCACTCAGCGAGCGCCCCGCCATTGTCCTGCCAGGTTTTGATGCGGTTAACCACAAAACGCGCTTCGTCGAGTTCGTTAAAGGCACAATAAAGGGAAATCGGCTCACCGTCCGCGCCATCGGTCCACAATTTTTTACCTAAGCGTCCATTGTTGTTTTCAATCAGGGCGTTGGCGGCGCTCAGAATGTTACTGGTGGAGCGATAGTTCTGCTCCAGACGAATAGTTTCGGCACCTGGGAAATCATTGAGGAAACGCTGAATATTCTCGACCTGCGCGCCGCGCCAGCCATAAATTGACTGGTCATCATCACCGACGATCATCACTTTGCCGGTATCCCCCGCCAGCAGGCGGATCCACGCGTACTGAATGTTGTTGGTATCCTGGAATTCGTCCACAAGGATATTGGTAAAACGTTCGCGGTAGTGTTGCAGGATATGCGGCTTGTTAAGCCACAGTTCGTGGGCGCGCAGCAGCAGTTCAGCGAAGTCCACCAGGCCCGCGCGGTCACACGCTTCCTGATACGCCTGATAAACCTTCTGCCAGGTTTGCTCTACCGGGTTACCGTAGCTCTGAATATGATGCGCCCGCAGGCCTTCGTCTTTCTGGCTGTTGATGTACCACATTGCCTGGCGCGGCGGCCACTGCTTCTCGTCGAGGTTCATCGCTTTGATCAAACGCTTGAGCAGGCGCAGTTGGTCTTCGCTATCGAGGATCTGGAAATCCTGCGGTAGGTTAGCGTCCATATGGTGCGCACGCAGCAGGCGGTGCGCCAGCCCGTGGAAGGTGCCAACCCACATGCCGCCCTGGCTGGTGCCCATCAATTGCCCGATGCGATGGCGCATTTCCGCCGCCGCTTTGTTGGTAAACGTCACCGCCATAATCGAGTACGGCGAGCAGTTTTCCACGCTCATCAGCCACGCAATACGATGCACCAGAACGCGCGTCTTACCACTGCCCGCGCCCGCCAGCACCAGAAGATTGCTGCGTGGCGCGGCCACCGCTTCGCGCTGTTTGTCATTAAGGCTTTCGAGCAGGTAAGAAACGTCCATTGGCACCGCCGCGTAAAAATGTTGGGGCGGAGAAGCGCAACGCCCTCCGCCAAAAAGCTGGGTATATATACAGAGTTGCTGATTATATCAGCGAGGTCAGAGATGCCAACCGGGAAATTTCCAGATGCGGCAGTAAACGGCTGTCCCAGGTTTGCATCAGATCGCCATTTTCCGGTTTGATCCAGCACGCCTGCATTCCGCTGCGAATTGCCCCACCAACGTCGGTGGTGAGATCATCGCCAACATGCAGGATCTCACCGATCGGCACATTGAGTTTTTCTGCCGCCAGAAAGTACATATCGCTGAACGGTTTCGAGCGCCCGTGCGGGCCAGCACGCAGCACGAACTCAAAGTAATCGCCCAGGCCAAACAATTCAGGCTGGGCGTTACCGTTGGTGATCGCCACCAGCGGCCATTTCTTCGCCAGTTGTTTTAAGGTGTCGTGAGTTTGCTGCGGCACATCAATACGGCTGCGCCATTTAGCAAAGTTGATCATCGCCGCGTGTGCGCCTGCACTGGCCTCTTCGGCACTCAGCCCGGCGTCGAGCATGGCTTGTTCGATAGAACGAAAACGCCAGCGCGTCACATCATGATAAATCTCTGGTTCCGCTTCCCGTACCGCCTGGCGCAGACGTTGCAGATCTTCATTCTGGAAGCTACGCAGCGCCGGATGATAATTTTGCACAAAGATAAGTGCTTCTTGCTCGGTACGTTGGATCACCGGACGGTTATCGTAAAGGGTATCATCCAGGTCAAAAGTGAGCGCCGAGATGCGCCCCAAAGGCCGGTAAAAACGCATTATTTCCCCCGTTTGGCGCGTGGATGCGCCGCATCGTACACCGAGGCAAGGTGTTGAAAATCAAGATGAGTATAGATTTGCGTGGTGGAGAGGTTGGCATGGCCCAGCAGCTCCTGCACACCACGAAGATCGCCGCTCGACTCCAGCATATGCGTGGCGAACGAGTGACGTAATTTATGCGGGTGAACGTGATTATTCAGCCCTTGTTTTATGCCCCATTCGGCAAAGCGTTTTTGCACATTACGCGCGGATATGCGTTTCCCCTGTTTCGACAGGAAAAGCGCATCGTCTTCGCAACCAAACAGGTCACGCAAATCAAGCCAGTGCTCAATCCACGCCACCGCGTTGCGACCAATCGGCAAACGACGTTCTTTGCTGCCTTTACCCATCACCCATACTTCACCGGACTCCAGGTCGAGGTGTTTGATGTCCAGCCCCACCAGTTCGGAAAGACGCAGACCTGCACCGTACATCACTTCCAGCATTGCCCGGTCGCGCACGGCGAGGGGATCATTGATATCGATATCCAGCAGCCGATTCATATCATCGACATCGATATTTTTTGGCAGATGGCGTGCCGCTTTCGGTGCCGAAACACCTTTCGCCGGGTTGGCTTTGAGTTCATTCTGGCTGACCAGCCAGTCAAAAAAGCTACGTAGCGCAGAGAGGCGTAATGCGAGGCTTGCTGCTCCCAGCCCTTTACGACGACTGCGTACAGCAAAATTACGCACCATCGTCACATCACATTGTTGCCAGCTTTGCAGGTCGTTTTCACTGGCAAAATTGATGATCGCCTCAAGCTGGCGTCGGTAGTTAAGCAGAGTTATCGGGCTAAGTTGACGCTCCACGCTCAGATAGCGTAGATAGCGTTCCACATCGGTATGTAAATCGATCATACGCGTTCAATCCAACGCTCCAGAAGCTCCGGCATCATCAGCGCAATTTCATGGAGTAACTGCGTTCCTTGCCCTTGTTGATAGTGACTGGCATCCCGGCTGGTGAACAGTACGACACCTAAATCAGCATCACTTCCCAACATCGACATCGCTACTGATCCCACCGCTTTCGCTTCCGGCAGCACCACCAGCAGTTCAGGCCCGTTAAGCGGCCCCAGATAATGCTGTTCCTGCCCCAGACGCTGAATACGCAGTGGTTCAAAAGCCTGACGACTCAATGCCAGATAGGTATAGTTCGACGGCGCGCCTAAACGCCAGCGATCCGGGAACAGACGCAGACTCGCGCCCGCCAGACCGAGATCGCGTGCCCAACGGTGAAAGCGCATTAGCATATCGTCGAGACTGCTGGCAGCAGTGAGAGTGCGCTGCAGATAAAGTAAGCGATAAAACAGGCCTTCGTTGGCGGTAGCCTGTTCCATCAACAGCGCCATATTCTCTTCCAGAACATGAATATGGTTACGCGCGCGGGCCATATGCCATTCGACGAGTGAAACGGTGCCACGTACCGGATGCGGCACCCGAATTGCCTCTACTGCGTGCGCATTGCGGATAAAAAACTCAGGATTTTTAATCAGATAATCGACAACCGCTCGGTCATCAAGCTCCGTGAGTGTTTCCTGTAGTTCTTCCCCTGGTTGCTTCATAGATGAATAAATCCGTCGTAAACATGTACTGCCGGACCCGTCATATATAACGGATGACCCGGACCTTTCCAGGCGATATCAAGGCGACCGCCAGGGAGTTCCACACGTACTTCTTCGGCCAGCAAACCTTGCTGAATCCCTACCGCTACTGCCGCACACGCGCCGCTGCCACAGGCCTGAGTTTCTCCTGCCCCACGTTCATAGACTCGTAAACGAATATGCTCGCGCTTAACCACTTGCATAAAACCGATATTGGCACGTTCCGGGAAGCGTTCGTGGTTTTCCAGAACAGGGCCTAGTGTTTCTACCGCCGCAGTATCGACATCATCGACCTGAATCACGCAGTGTGGATTACCCATTGACACCACACCGCATAAGATTGTCTGCTCGGCGGCGCGCATAATATAGGTCTTTTCCGCTTTGTTGGCGCGAAACGGCACGGCGGAAGGTTCGAAATTTGGTTCGCCCATATTTACCCGCACCAGATCATCATCGGTGACGGTCAGCACCATCCGACCATTGGCGGTGCTAACGCGAATATCGCGCTTATTGGTCAGCCCTTTCAGGCGTACAAAGCGGGCAAAGCAGCGTGCGCCGTTGCCGCACTGCGCCACTTCACTACCGTCAGCATTAAAAATACGATAGTGGAAATCGAGTTCTGGATCGTAAGGCGGCTCGACCACCAATAGCTGATCAAAACCCACACCCAGGTGCCGATCCGCCAGACGACGAATCAGATCCGGTGAAAAAAAGACATTCTGCGTTACCGCGTCGACGACCATAAAATCGTTGCCAAGGCCATGCATTTTCGAGAACTGCATTATCTACTCCATTCACGCGGGTACAGAAACTGACTTTTAGTAATTCACCTGAGATGGGCCATCGCCAGTGGCGCGGTCGTTTTTATCCGGCAACGTGGATTGCGTTTGCGTATCTACCGGTTTGGTCGGCGGTGGCGCGTTTTTATCTGCGGGCGGGAAATAGAGCGGACCTTTCAGACCGCAGCCCGTCAGGCTGAAAAGAGTCAGTAATACAGTGAGTGCCTTAAACACGTTTTTCATTATGGATTGCCTGTAAAGTTCATCGCTTTCTGCTTTCTATCATCGCAGGAGAAGACGTAAAAGCAAGCGTTTAGCGACTCTTTATGAAGTCTGAAAAGTGAGGAATTGCTGCGAGTATAACGCTTACACGCAGGGATTTATGTTTTGCTGGTGGTTTCGTGATCGACACCTCGCGCCAGGATGGCTTTATGCACTATCGCAATGTGGTTTGTTTGTTGTCTTGTTCGCTGTTCTTATCGTCAGCATGGGGATGTCGGCTTGATGAGCCTGAACATAATATTTACCAGCAACAGGAAAAAGGCGTGGTGTACTTGCGCCCTTATGAAGAAACAAATCTTTCTCTTCCTAGCGTAAATTACAAAAGATTACGTCGTTTACCCAATTTATTAATAAACCCAACAACACAAGACGAATGGAATAAAGAACCACCTCTGACTGATCTAACAACTGACTACCTCTATGAGGGCGCACAGGCCTGGTATCCTCATTACGCCTGGCATAGCGATGGTCGCTATATTCTCTACGCGGGTGAAGTTGTGAAAAACCCTCCAGACAAACCACCCGTTGATGTCGCCTCATTCAAGGCATGGGGAGATTTTGCCGCAGATAAAAACAGTCTCTATTTCGAAGGCAAGCGCACCGATGACAATGGCGGAGAAAATAGTTTAGATATTAAAACGCTGCATCAGGTGAAATTCCGTTTCCCCTGGAAACCTGACTTTCTGGGGCTGATATTACGTGACGCTAATTTCTTATATGTCGATGGGCATCGCCTTGCAGATCCCGATAGTTTCCGCGTACTGGCGCAAAAGACCTGGGATCAGCGAGGAAAGTTTTCCACCGCTTTTAACCCCTGCGTTGCTGTGCCGTTCGGCCCCTGGGATACGCTGGCCCGTACACACACGAAAATTATAATCAATGGTGAACAGCTTGATGC
It includes:
- the lptM gene encoding LPS translocon maturation chaperone LptM; its protein translation is MKNVFKALTVLLTLFSLTGCGLKGPLYFPPADKNAPPPTKPVDTQTQSTLPDKNDRATGDGPSQVNY
- a CDS encoding DUF2628 domain-containing protein; protein product: MSKEYMNDGSLTEKWKFRFNFYEKHGFPGFWGATPEYKTAYKELKIRQRLTIQMNFIAFFFSWIYLFVLGLWKKAIIVLLLGILSLFVGALIGVNILGIVVVAYVAVNTNKWFYEKEVKGLNTWSL
- the uvrD gene encoding DNA helicase II, which gives rise to MDVSYLLESLNDKQREAVAAPRSNLLVLAGAGSGKTRVLVHRIAWLMSVENCSPYSIMAVTFTNKAAAEMRHRIGQLMGTSQGGMWVGTFHGLAHRLLRAHHMDANLPQDFQILDSEDQLRLLKRLIKAMNLDEKQWPPRQAMWYINSQKDEGLRAHHIQSYGNPVEQTWQKVYQAYQEACDRAGLVDFAELLLRAHELWLNKPHILQHYRERFTNILVDEFQDTNNIQYAWIRLLAGDTGKVMIVGDDDQSIYGWRGAQVENIQRFLNDFPGAETIRLEQNYRSTSNILSAANALIENNNGRLGKKLWTDGADGEPISLYCAFNELDEARFVVNRIKTWQDNGGALAECAILYRSNAQSRVLEEALLQASMPYRIYGGMRFFERQEIKDALSYLRLIANRNDDAAFERVVNTPTRGIGDRTLDVVRQTSRDRQLTLWQACRELLQEKALAGRAASALQRFMELIDALAQETADMPLHVQTDRVIKDSGLRTMYEQEKGEKGQTRIENLEELVTATRQFSYNEEDEDLMPLQAFLSHAALEAGEGQADTWQDAVQLMTLHSAKGLEFPQVFIVGMEEGMFPSQMSLDEGGRLEEERRLAYVGVTRAMQKLTLTYAETRRLYGKEVYHRPSRFIGELPEECVEEVRLRATVSRPVSHQRMGTPLADNDSGYKLGQRVRHAKFGEGTIVNMEGSGEHSRLQVAFQGQGIKWLVAAYARLETV
- a CDS encoding phosphodiester glycosidase family protein gives rise to the protein MITLNLKRIFLTLTLLPLFAVAADDCTLSDPTLTVQAYTVNPQTERVKMYWQKTNGEAWGTFHALLADVDSLGQVQMVMNGGIYDEGYAPLGLYIENGQQKVALNLTSGEGNFFIRPGGVFYVAGDKAAIVPLQAFKASKDIQFAVQSGPMLLENGVINSRIHPNVASRKIRNGVGINKQGNAVFLLSQQATNFYDFACYAKAKLDVGQLLYLDGTISHMYVKGGAIPWQRYPFVTMISVERKS
- the corA gene encoding magnesium/cobalt transporter CorA, translated to MLSAFQLENNRLTRLEVEESQPLVNAVWIDLVEPDDDERLRVQSELGQSLATRPELEDIEASARFFEDDDGLHIHSFFFFEDAEDHAGNSTVAFTIRDGRLFTLRERELPAFRLYRMRARSQSMVDGNAYELLLDLFETKIEQLADEIENIYSDLEQLSRVIMEGRQGDEYDEALSTLAELEDIGWKVRLCLMDTQRALNFLVRKARLPGGQLEQAREILRDIESLLPHNESLFQKVNFLMQAAMGFINIEQNRIIKIFSVVSVVFLPPTLVASSYGMNFEFMPELKWTFGYPGAIIFMILAGLAPYLYFKRKNWL
- the yigB gene encoding 5-amino-6-(5-phospho-D-ribitylamino)uracil phosphatase YigB; protein product: MRFYRPLGRISALTFDLDDTLYDNRPVIQRTEQEALIFVQNYHPALRSFQNEDLQRLRQAVREAEPEIYHDVTRWRFRSIEQAMLDAGLSAEEASAGAHAAMINFAKWRSRIDVPQQTHDTLKQLAKKWPLVAITNGNAQPELFGLGDYFEFVLRAGPHGRSKPFSDMYFLAAEKLNVPIGEILHVGDDLTTDVGGAIRSGMQACWIKPENGDLMQTWDSRLLPHLEISRLASLTSLI
- the ysgD gene encoding protein YsgD; this translates as MDTPSRYWLTILSSRINS
- a CDS encoding DUF484 domain-containing protein, which encodes MKQPGEELQETLTELDDRAVVDYLIKNPEFFIRNAHAVEAIRVPHPVRGTVSLVEWHMARARNHIHVLEENMALLMEQATANEGLFYRLLYLQRTLTAASSLDDMLMRFHRWARDLGLAGASLRLFPDRWRLGAPSNYTYLALSRQAFEPLRIQRLGQEQHYLGPLNGPELLVVLPEAKAVGSVAMSMLGSDADLGVVLFTSRDASHYQQGQGTQLLHEIALMMPELLERWIERV
- the dapF gene encoding diaminopimelate epimerase encodes the protein MQFSKMHGLGNDFMVVDAVTQNVFFSPDLIRRLADRHLGVGFDQLLVVEPPYDPELDFHYRIFNADGSEVAQCGNGARCFARFVRLKGLTNKRDIRVSTANGRMVLTVTDDDLVRVNMGEPNFEPSAVPFRANKAEKTYIMRAAEQTILCGVVSMGNPHCVIQVDDVDTAAVETLGPVLENHERFPERANIGFMQVVKREHIRLRVYERGAGETQACGSGACAAVAVGIQQGLLAEEVRVELPGGRLDIAWKGPGHPLYMTGPAVHVYDGFIHL
- the xerC gene encoding tyrosine recombinase XerC, translating into MIDLHTDVERYLRYLSVERQLSPITLLNYRRQLEAIINFASENDLQSWQQCDVTMVRNFAVRSRRKGLGAASLALRLSALRSFFDWLVSQNELKANPAKGVSAPKAARHLPKNIDVDDMNRLLDIDINDPLAVRDRAMLEVMYGAGLRLSELVGLDIKHLDLESGEVWVMGKGSKERRLPIGRNAVAWIEHWLDLRDLFGCEDDALFLSKQGKRISARNVQKRFAEWGIKQGLNNHVHPHKLRHSFATHMLESSGDLRGVQELLGHANLSTTQIYTHLDFQHLASVYDAAHPRAKRGK